In the genome of Candidatus Marsarchaeota archaeon, one region contains:
- the rplJ gene encoding 50S ribosomal protein L10: MLTKDQKRKFVDDNAKLIDSYGLVGIVPLSGIPDRLLQASRNNMRNEIKFITGKKSLIKMALEKSKKGKELAEDLEGTSAVILSNSNPFELYKKFKEGTIKLAAKPSQIAPQEIIVPAGETTLQPGQAVTELKAAGIDVKIDKGKVVIAKDKVLVPKGSTISLQVAKALHTLDIMPFTASIEPLVMLSGNVKFTKDVFSITSASVASDIASAFAQALSISIMAKIVNSYTVERFVAEAYNNAVALGLGASIYEPGIIEKMVSNAALSANLLNSKI; the protein is encoded by the coding sequence ATGCTGACAAAAGATCAAAAGCGCAAGTTTGTCGATGACAATGCAAAGCTCATAGACAGCTATGGCCTTGTGGGCATAGTGCCCCTGAGCGGCATACCTGACAGGCTGCTGCAGGCTTCAAGGAACAACATGAGGAATGAAATAAAGTTTATAACAGGCAAGAAATCGCTTATTAAGATGGCACTGGAGAAGAGCAAGAAAGGCAAAGAGCTTGCAGAAGACTTAGAAGGCACTTCTGCAGTCATACTGAGCAATTCCAACCCGTTTGAGCTGTACAAAAAATTCAAGGAAGGCACCATAAAGCTCGCTGCCAAGCCATCGCAGATAGCGCCGCAGGAGATTATTGTGCCGGCTGGAGAGACGACATTGCAGCCAGGGCAGGCAGTAACAGAGCTTAAGGCCGCCGGCATAGACGTAAAGATTGACAAGGGCAAGGTCGTGATAGCGAAAGACAAGGTGCTTGTGCCTAAAGGCAGTACGATAAGCCTGCAGGTAGCAAAGGCGCTTCACACGCTTGACATAATGCCATTTACCGCAAGCATAGAGCCTCTGGTGATGCTGAGCGGCAATGTCAAATTCACAAAGGATGTATTCAGCATAACATCAGCGAGCGTAGCAAGCGATATAGCAAGCGCGTTCGCGCAGGCGCTGAGCATAAGCATCATGGCAAAAATAGTAAACAGCTATACTGTAGAGAGGTTCGTGGCTGAGGCGTACAACAACGCAGTGGCACTTGGCCTCGGCGCAAGCATTTACGAGCCAGGCATTATAGAGAAAATGGTCTCTAATGCAGCGCTAAGCGCCAACCTGCTCAATTCGAAAATATGA
- the priS gene encoding DNA primase catalytic subunit PriS yields the protein MLDKSVESLAIGLFREFYSKNPIGISDIPKREFGFGNFETKIARRHMAFKNEEELRRYITANVPAYISTSSALYENPAGRPMENKGWQGSELVFDLDATDLHLACQKRHGNSWVCENCLHEVKMEVFKLVEQFLVPDFGFSLNDISVNFSGNRGYHVHVKSEAVMMLDGRARKEISDYITGSGMKLESFFPTIGKRGARLIGPKPNDPGWGGKIARNVINTLNAGPTSIMALGVPQPIAKRLYANKASVILGITTGNWDKVNIPKKEDFWKNVAGSISVRQSDSIDKNVTNDPQHLLRAAGTLHGGSGLVSKAVPSFKALSTFDPMKECIAFPKGEIFVVANTKEKLLMNGMEYGPYENKRVSLPSYAAIYLLLKRMALLP from the coding sequence ATGCTGGATAAAAGCGTTGAGAGCCTTGCAATCGGGCTTTTTCGTGAGTTCTATTCGAAAAACCCGATAGGCATAAGCGACATACCTAAGAGGGAGTTCGGCTTCGGCAATTTTGAGACAAAGATAGCGCGCAGGCACATGGCATTCAAGAACGAAGAGGAGCTACGCAGATACATCACTGCTAACGTGCCTGCATACATATCCACTTCTTCTGCGCTTTATGAAAATCCTGCAGGCAGGCCGATGGAGAACAAGGGATGGCAGGGCAGCGAGCTAGTGTTTGACCTCGACGCGACAGACCTTCACCTGGCTTGCCAAAAGCGCCACGGCAATTCTTGGGTGTGCGAGAACTGCCTTCATGAGGTGAAAATGGAGGTATTCAAGCTCGTGGAGCAGTTCCTCGTGCCGGATTTCGGATTCTCTTTAAACGACATTTCCGTAAATTTCAGCGGCAACAGGGGCTACCATGTGCATGTAAAGTCCGAGGCCGTCATGATGCTTGACGGCAGGGCCAGAAAGGAGATAAGCGATTACATAACCGGCAGCGGAATGAAGCTGGAAAGCTTTTTCCCAACAATCGGCAAGCGTGGCGCCAGGCTTATAGGCCCGAAGCCAAACGATCCGGGCTGGGGCGGAAAGATTGCAAGAAACGTGATAAACACGCTAAACGCAGGGCCAACCTCGATAATGGCACTTGGCGTGCCGCAGCCCATAGCGAAAAGGCTTTATGCAAACAAAGCAAGCGTCATACTGGGCATAACCACAGGCAACTGGGACAAGGTGAACATACCTAAAAAGGAAGATTTCTGGAAAAATGTGGCCGGAAGCATTTCCGTAAGGCAAAGCGATTCCATAGACAAGAACGTAACTAACGATCCACAGCATTTACTGCGTGCTGCAGGGACGCTTCACGGCGGCTCAGGCCTCGTTTCAAAGGCAGTGCCAAGCTTTAAGGCGCTGTCGACCTTCGACCCCATGAAGGAATGCATTGCCTTCCCTAAGGGCGAGATATTCGTGGTCGCCAACACCAAGGAGAAGCTCCTCATGAACGGGATGGAGTACGGCCCATACGAAAACAAGCGCGTTTCCCTGCCGAGCTACGCAGCGATATACCTGCTTCTCAAGAGGATGGCGCTGCTACCGTAA
- a CDS encoding Lrp/AsnC ligand binding domain-containing protein, whose protein sequence is MDHNGIGSESAARRRVRDQKKFFVVKRNGKTYHRFFLIKPKPNIDINDLAERLVALDDVLEVYVTEGPAGFMVKARFHDDKEPDEVAKYIKKNVDSTYGTLVSYINFRK, encoded by the coding sequence ATGGATCATAACGGCATAGGGAGCGAAAGCGCTGCGCGGCGTCGCGTGCGCGACCAGAAGAAGTTCTTCGTGGTGAAAAGGAACGGCAAGACCTATCACAGGTTCTTCCTTATAAAGCCCAAGCCGAACATTGACATAAACGACCTTGCCGAGAGGCTTGTCGCGCTTGACGATGTTCTGGAGGTGTATGTCACCGAAGGCCCTGCTGGCTTCATGGTAAAGGCAAGGTTTCACGACGACAAGGAACCTGACGAGGTTGCAAAGTACATAAAAAAGAACGTTGACAGCACCTACGGCACACTTGTAAGCTACATAAACTTCAGGAAGTGA
- a CDS encoding Lrp/AsnC family transcriptional regulator, producing the protein MARARSIKAPKEVMKVFEELQESSKSRLSLLYIKGNYYVNETATQFSEEKNRKVTVSRYIGKIEPDGRFVEARHRKKETKVKNITELIAAKKSEEDSNSILYPDDIDLKLLEMLSANGRAPVAELSKALGLSQAACKYRIQRLEKRYGISYTVEVGPRPFNFFRYVAFVRFGRDKPDIEALRKVIAREPLVQLALSLKGSHDFFLYMLAENTQLLEDAIYRMRSDPAISRYKAYWNVTYVSRAYGYLPLRQEFIETLSEKVWRRSKEHPRKLPDQLLEREYLVLSELNKDGRVSFVDLDKRLKLNPGASDYTYNRLVEKGMIERITINMEKPQMKYPALFVVKQPDINTFNIHRNEFMAKLIALPKTPSNTTCLEGDMGSPYSLVYIMPIYATTESAIKAISDMSKQSTKDIRDYIIIDTIIGSLGFRRAPPEITNQYKYLTKNQQLKESDKY; encoded by the coding sequence ATGGCCAGGGCTAGAAGCATAAAGGCTCCAAAGGAAGTAATGAAGGTTTTCGAAGAGCTGCAGGAATCAAGCAAGTCACGGCTGTCGCTGCTTTATATAAAAGGCAACTACTACGTAAACGAGACTGCAACGCAATTTTCCGAGGAGAAGAATAGGAAGGTGACTGTCTCAAGATACATAGGGAAAATAGAGCCTGACGGCAGGTTCGTCGAAGCCAGGCACAGAAAAAAGGAGACAAAAGTCAAGAATATAACGGAACTCATTGCTGCAAAGAAATCAGAGGAAGATAGCAACAGCATTTTGTATCCTGACGATATAGACCTGAAGCTGCTGGAAATGCTCAGCGCCAACGGCAGGGCGCCAGTAGCAGAGCTTTCAAAGGCTCTGGGGCTAAGCCAGGCTGCATGCAAATACAGGATACAAAGGCTGGAAAAAAGGTACGGCATAAGCTATACGGTAGAAGTAGGGCCAAGACCTTTCAATTTCTTCAGGTACGTCGCATTTGTAAGGTTCGGCAGGGACAAGCCAGACATCGAAGCGTTGAGAAAGGTTATAGCGCGCGAGCCGCTGGTGCAGCTGGCGCTGTCACTTAAAGGCAGCCATGACTTTTTCCTCTACATGCTTGCGGAGAACACGCAACTTCTTGAAGACGCGATATACAGAATGAGGTCGGATCCTGCAATCTCAAGATACAAGGCGTATTGGAACGTGACATACGTATCCAGGGCATACGGATACTTGCCATTAAGACAGGAGTTTATAGAAACACTTAGTGAAAAGGTCTGGCGCAGGAGCAAGGAGCATCCAAGAAAGCTTCCAGACCAGCTTCTTGAAAGGGAATACCTTGTATTAAGCGAGCTCAACAAGGACGGCAGAGTAAGCTTTGTGGATCTGGATAAAAGGTTAAAACTCAATCCTGGTGCATCTGACTACACTTATAACAGATTAGTAGAAAAAGGGATGATAGAACGAATAACAATCAACATGGAAAAGCCGCAGATGAAATATCCTGCGTTGTTTGTAGTTAAGCAGCCAGACATCAACACTTTCAACATCCACAGGAACGAGTTTATGGCAAAGCTCATCGCTCTTCCTAAAACACCTTCAAACACAACATGTTTGGAAGGCGATATGGGTTCTCCTTACAGTCTTGTCTACATAATGCCCATCTACGCAACCACAGAATCGGCAATAAAAGCTATATCTGACATGTCAAAACAGAGCACAAAGGACATCAGGGACTACATAATAATCGATACAATAATAGGCTCTTTAGGGTTCAGAAGAGCTCCTCCGGAAATAACTAACCAGTACAAATACCTTACCAAAAACCAGCAATTAAAAGAATCAGACAAATATTAA
- a CDS encoding 50S ribosomal protein L5 has product MEGKENANQRDNPMKAIRINKLVVNIGTGNDDKKQANAKKLLELITGASPSDAISKKRIPSFKISVGAKIGAFVTLRNKAAYDTAKRLFEAVDNKLSEKNVEANTVNFGIKEYIDISGVKYDPTIGMMGMNIDVSFKRPGLRTELRKRARAKVKRLHRQIGREELKEYLGKEFGIKIEGASQ; this is encoded by the coding sequence ATGGAAGGAAAAGAGAATGCAAATCAGCGAGACAACCCAATGAAAGCCATAAGGATAAACAAGCTTGTTGTCAATATAGGCACAGGGAACGATGACAAGAAGCAGGCAAACGCAAAAAAGCTTTTGGAGCTCATAACTGGCGCAAGCCCGTCTGATGCAATATCAAAAAAGCGAATACCTTCGTTCAAGATATCGGTGGGCGCAAAGATCGGCGCCTTTGTAACGCTCAGGAACAAAGCAGCATACGACACCGCAAAGAGGCTTTTCGAAGCGGTTGACAACAAGCTGTCTGAAAAAAACGTAGAAGCAAATACGGTCAATTTCGGCATAAAGGAGTACATAGACATAAGCGGCGTCAAATACGACCCGACAATAGGCATGATGGGCATGAACATTGACGTCTCGTTCAAGAGGCCCGGGCTGCGCACAGAACTGAGGAAGCGCGCCAGGGCGAAGGTAAAAAGGCTGCACAGGCAGATAGGCAGGGAGGAACTAAAAGAATATCTCGGCAAAGAGTTTGGAATAAAAATAGAGGGTGCTTCTCAATGA
- a CDS encoding M48 family metallopeptidase — protein sequence MPYADTYQFQPVSIGSSTAEVKIVEARVKRGYATVRNGFVVIKVPAAYSDRRKRALANDLYKMIVRAAAKDPSRFARNSDLVFRDMQKVSLFGTVITVKVIARNARSGAAKVSGDLLLIKVPLGKEGDTALVSKLAARGIGKHFEQHLDGYVRAINSATFKSKLGRVRIRNGLTVLGSCSPKNDITINERLLFTDIKFLNYVIMHELAHTVVRSHSNAFWKALATYVPDFKRIRKELRDAGRNVETEYKEAGEEAAIKAAEVKP from the coding sequence ATGCCTTATGCTGACACGTACCAGTTTCAGCCAGTATCTATTGGCAGCAGCACTGCTGAGGTTAAAATTGTAGAGGCCAGGGTCAAAAGGGGCTACGCAACTGTAAGAAACGGCTTCGTTGTGATAAAGGTGCCTGCTGCATACTCTGACAGGAGGAAGCGCGCCTTGGCAAATGACCTTTATAAAATGATTGTGAGGGCTGCGGCAAAGGATCCTAGCAGGTTTGCCAGGAACAGCGATCTGGTTTTTAGGGATATGCAGAAGGTCTCGCTTTTCGGGACTGTTATTACTGTAAAAGTTATCGCGCGCAATGCAAGGTCAGGCGCTGCAAAAGTGAGCGGCGACTTGCTTCTTATAAAAGTGCCTTTAGGCAAGGAAGGCGATACTGCGCTCGTATCAAAATTGGCTGCAAGGGGCATAGGAAAACACTTTGAGCAGCACCTAGACGGTTACGTAAGGGCCATTAACAGCGCAACGTTCAAAAGCAAGCTTGGGCGCGTAAGGATAAGAAACGGCCTTACCGTCCTTGGCTCGTGCTCCCCAAAAAACGACATAACAATCAATGAGAGGCTGCTCTTCACCGATATAAAATTCTTGAATTATGTGATAATGCACGAATTGGCACATACGGTAGTGCGCTCGCACTCCAACGCTTTCTGGAAAGCCCTTGCTACTTATGTGCCTGACTTTAAACGCATCCGCAAGGAGCTCAGGGATGCGGGACGCAATGTAGAAACTGAGTATAAAGAAGCAGGAGAGGAGGCTGCCATAAAGGCAGCCGAAGTTAAGCCTTAG
- the rpl1P gene encoding 50S ribosomal protein L1 (in Escherichia coli and Methanococcus, this protein autoregulates expression; the binding site in the mRNA mimics the binding site in the 23S rRNA), translating into MEKEQLEKLRAFLEENKGKRKFKQTIELAINFKGVDFSKQENRLNMQVVLPNGKGKESKAMVFADDKSIAEKASALGAKVVPSSEIAQMANNKSSLNELLEYELIAQPSLMSSVAKSLGSFLGPRNKMPKPLIGTDISAMVNTVSKSIYLRSKGKYLPTIHCAVGSEDMPTDKVAANIDEVISSLSKKLGRQNIKSAYVKLTMSKPIRII; encoded by the coding sequence ATGGAAAAAGAGCAATTGGAAAAATTAAGGGCATTCCTAGAAGAAAATAAAGGAAAAAGGAAATTCAAGCAAACCATAGAACTTGCCATAAACTTCAAGGGCGTTGACTTTTCAAAGCAGGAGAACAGGCTGAACATGCAGGTAGTTCTTCCGAATGGCAAAGGCAAGGAAAGCAAGGCAATGGTATTCGCAGATGACAAATCGATAGCCGAAAAGGCATCTGCTTTGGGGGCAAAGGTCGTCCCGAGCAGTGAGATAGCCCAGATGGCAAACAATAAGTCTTCGCTTAACGAATTGTTGGAATACGAGCTTATCGCGCAGCCGAGCCTTATGTCTTCCGTGGCTAAAAGCCTGGGCTCGTTTCTGGGACCAAGGAATAAAATGCCAAAGCCACTGATAGGCACTGATATATCCGCGATGGTGAATACGGTAAGCAAGTCAATATACCTCAGGAGCAAGGGCAAGTACCTGCCGACAATACACTGCGCGGTTGGCTCGGAGGACATGCCTACGGACAAGGTCGCCGCGAACATTGATGAAGTTATATCCTCGCTTAGCAAGAAACTTGGGAGGCAGAATATAAAATCAGCTTATGTGAAGCTTACTATGAGCAAGCCCATAAGGATTATATAA
- a CDS encoding ribonuclease P protein subunit, with translation MKTFSKKTPEAKAHYTNRNIVLHELIGLKVEVLESPEKQRRHMKGTVIDETKNMLYIKKYDEGIVAMPKSGSKFAFISGRKRFIVRGAEILFRPHERIEKGLKFYKARSA, from the coding sequence ATGAAGACCTTTAGCAAAAAAACACCGGAAGCGAAAGCGCATTACACAAACAGGAACATAGTTCTTCATGAGCTCATAGGCCTGAAGGTCGAGGTGCTCGAGAGCCCCGAAAAGCAGCGCAGGCACATGAAGGGAACTGTTATCGACGAAACAAAGAATATGCTATACATAAAGAAATACGATGAAGGCATTGTGGCGATGCCAAAGTCTGGCTCGAAATTCGCGTTCATCTCAGGAAGGAAGCGCTTCATAGTGCGCGGCGCAGAGATCCTGTTCAGGCCGCATGAGCGCATAGAAAAGGGGCTTAAGTTCTACAAAGCGCGAAGCGCATAA
- a CDS encoding uL14 family ribosomal protein, translating into MKGIATKISKTLVPGSILTCADNSGAKTLMIINKIGKAGAHKRMASNGIGDIVIASVKSGSPQYIKKKVRAVIIRQRKSIRRANGMHVKFEDNAAILINDANLPVATEVKGAMAREVIERYIKLAGIASRVV; encoded by the coding sequence ATGAAAGGCATCGCCACTAAAATATCAAAGACCCTTGTGCCTGGCAGCATACTAACGTGCGCTGACAACAGCGGCGCAAAGACCCTAATGATAATAAACAAGATAGGAAAAGCAGGCGCGCACAAGAGAATGGCCTCAAATGGCATAGGCGACATAGTAATAGCGAGCGTAAAAAGCGGCTCGCCTCAATACATAAAGAAGAAAGTGCGCGCAGTCATAATAAGGCAGCGAAAGTCGATTCGGCGCGCAAACGGCATGCACGTTAAATTCGAGGACAACGCAGCAATACTGATAAATGACGCAAACCTTCCTGTTGCGACCGAAGTCAAGGGCGCAATGGCGCGAGAGGTCATAGAGCGTTACATAAAATTGGCCGGAATAGCCTCAAGAGTGGTTTAA
- a CDS encoding DUF373 family protein, with product MSERLLVLAVDIDNDLYRKTKISGPVVGRNDILKAASKLALADPQETDANTMFEAVRKFDELKSSGNSVRVATITGAEDEGFNADAELSRQIDMLIERFRPDACVLVTDGQSDQRVLPILKSRLKVNSVDLVRMKQAEQFENTYFTIIEKLKEPHYARVVFGIPAVLLLLFAISYYLRLGWQFPVALIGLYLLIKGFGLEDYIISSFKGFGFSVSRVTFLLYVASVIFFILSIIVGYGSYQHSVLITSNTLVQGSYFVEGMLLLLPISLVIYLVGRLIDLESRNYKYRAINQGTYIGYAVITLALVYFVAEWFIGQIYFSQLLLYSVVAIIIGYLVSYLSTRLKRISIRRAKLKDKNVINEIGAYIGKVTSVDSRKGYMLVKTDYGSTLRFDVDRVTNVSDRIIIR from the coding sequence ATGAGTGAAAGACTGCTGGTGCTTGCCGTAGATATCGACAACGACCTTTACAGGAAGACCAAAATAAGCGGCCCCGTAGTAGGCAGAAACGACATACTAAAGGCAGCCTCAAAGCTTGCATTGGCGGATCCGCAGGAAACAGACGCGAATACAATGTTCGAGGCGGTCAGGAAATTCGACGAGCTTAAATCCAGCGGGAACAGCGTAAGGGTTGCGACGATAACCGGCGCCGAGGACGAGGGGTTCAATGCAGACGCTGAGCTTTCCAGGCAGATAGACATGCTTATAGAGCGCTTCAGGCCTGACGCGTGCGTGCTGGTTACCGATGGCCAAAGCGACCAGCGCGTCCTGCCTATACTGAAAAGCAGGCTGAAGGTCAACAGCGTAGACCTTGTAAGGATGAAGCAGGCGGAGCAGTTCGAAAACACCTACTTCACCATAATAGAAAAGCTGAAAGAGCCGCACTACGCCAGAGTCGTATTCGGCATACCGGCTGTGCTGCTTTTGCTTTTTGCGATAAGCTATTATCTTAGGCTTGGCTGGCAGTTTCCGGTAGCCTTAATAGGCCTGTACCTTCTCATAAAGGGGTTCGGCCTGGAAGATTACATAATATCGTCATTCAAGGGCTTCGGCTTCAGCGTGAGCAGGGTTACGTTTCTTCTGTACGTCGCTTCGGTAATATTTTTCATACTCAGCATAATAGTCGGATACGGGTCGTACCAGCATTCTGTTCTTATAACTTCAAACACCTTGGTGCAGGGATCGTATTTCGTAGAAGGGATGCTGCTTCTGCTGCCGATAAGCCTTGTCATATACCTTGTAGGAAGGCTTATCGATTTGGAGAGCAGGAACTACAAATACCGCGCAATAAACCAGGGCACATACATAGGCTACGCCGTAATAACCCTTGCGCTTGTGTATTTCGTAGCCGAATGGTTCATAGGCCAGATATACTTCTCGCAGCTCCTTCTTTACAGCGTCGTAGCTATAATAATAGGCTATCTGGTATCATACCTAAGCACCAGGCTCAAGCGCATATCGATAAGGAGGGCCAAGCTCAAGGACAAGAACGTGATAAACGAGATAGGCGCGTACATAGGCAAAGTCACTAGCGTTGACTCGCGCAAGGGCTATATGCTTGTGAAAACAGACTACGGCTCGACATTAAGGTTTGACGTGGATCGCGTTACAAACGTATCCGACAGGATAATAATAAGATGA
- the rplX gene encoding 50S ribosomal protein L24 yields the protein MIKSSKPRKQRKFRHTAPAHALQHFAHVHISKELSAKLKIKKRSIQVRKGDTVKVMSGKKKGATGKVSAVDLKRSVLYIDSYSRKDAKGKEKPVPVSISNVYITDLNLSDKRRAQKLNAPTTTPKQASVEEKEK from the coding sequence ATGATCAAAAGCAGCAAGCCGAGAAAGCAGCGAAAATTCAGGCACACAGCGCCTGCGCACGCGCTGCAGCATTTCGCGCATGTGCATATAAGCAAGGAGCTTTCTGCCAAGCTGAAGATAAAAAAGCGAAGCATACAGGTAAGGAAAGGCGACACTGTAAAGGTGATGTCCGGAAAGAAAAAGGGCGCAACCGGCAAGGTGAGCGCCGTAGACCTAAAAAGGTCAGTGCTTTACATTGATTCTTACAGCAGGAAGGATGCAAAGGGAAAGGAGAAGCCAGTCCCTGTAAGCATAAGCAACGTTTACATTACAGATTTGAACCTTAGCGACAAGAGGAGAGCGCAAAAGCTGAACGCCCCGACTACAACGCCTAAGCAGGCAAGCGTCGAGGAAAAGGAAAAGTGA
- a CDS encoding S4 domain-containing protein, producing the protein MARKGNKRHIKALNAPKYFGVHRKESKYVAKPSPGRHSKQKSIALLVLLKKAGLVDSSSEAVRAVKTHKIAVNGKTVSNPKYAVGLNDMIAIEGLGKSYAVSISSKGQAALEEAKEGDASRKCKVVGKYVWKSNSVMLRLHDGTVLKAPDKKIKVGDTIVLDQSRKPVSHIPLGVGSKCLVIDGVHVGHSGKVVSLTKGNMHVNALATVEEEDGNKFDTIVNNIIVVG; encoded by the coding sequence ATGGCAAGAAAAGGAAACAAGAGGCACATAAAGGCGCTGAACGCCCCGAAATACTTCGGCGTGCATAGAAAGGAGAGCAAATACGTAGCAAAGCCCTCTCCAGGGAGGCATTCAAAGCAGAAGTCCATAGCACTGCTCGTGCTGTTAAAGAAGGCAGGCCTGGTGGATTCTTCATCAGAAGCAGTGAGGGCAGTAAAGACACACAAAATAGCGGTCAACGGCAAAACAGTGTCAAATCCAAAGTATGCCGTAGGCCTTAACGATATGATAGCAATAGAAGGCCTTGGGAAAAGCTATGCAGTATCAATAAGCAGCAAAGGCCAGGCGGCATTGGAAGAGGCCAAAGAAGGCGACGCCTCAAGGAAGTGCAAAGTCGTTGGCAAATACGTCTGGAAATCAAATTCAGTGATGCTTAGGCTCCATGACGGGACCGTGCTCAAGGCCCCTGACAAAAAGATCAAAGTCGGAGATACTATAGTCCTGGACCAAAGCAGGAAACCGGTGTCGCACATACCTCTTGGCGTTGGCTCAAAATGCCTGGTCATAGACGGTGTGCACGTAGGCCACAGCGGCAAAGTCGTATCGCTTACGAAAGGCAACATGCATGTGAACGCCCTTGCTACAGTTGAGGAAGAAGACGGCAACAAGTTTGACACCATAGTCAATAACATAATAGTAGTTGGGTGA
- the rpl12p gene encoding 50S ribosomal protein P1 (similar to eukaryotic L12) codes for MEYIYAALLLDAAGKEVNEKDLMEVVKSAGFKPDEAKAKAVVESLKGLNIKDIIKNAQSVQAAPAQAAAAPAHEQKAAKKEEKAEAKSEDEAAGGLAGLFG; via the coding sequence ATGGAATACATATATGCGGCATTGCTGCTTGACGCAGCAGGAAAGGAGGTAAACGAGAAAGATTTAATGGAAGTGGTAAAGAGCGCAGGATTCAAGCCTGACGAAGCCAAAGCGAAGGCAGTTGTCGAATCGCTAAAGGGCCTCAACATAAAGGACATAATAAAGAACGCGCAAAGCGTGCAGGCGGCACCAGCCCAGGCAGCAGCAGCGCCGGCCCATGAGCAGAAAGCTGCAAAGAAGGAAGAGAAAGCAGAGGCAAAAAGCGAAGACGAAGCCGCAGGCGGCCTTGCAGGGCTCTTCGGCTAA
- a CDS encoding 30S ribosomal protein S17 has translation MECEDPKCPIHGNLKTHGSSLEGIVVSDKAAKTVIISRAYTTFLNKYERSLRRSSRIPAYNPACVGAALGDTVIIEGCRRLSKTKSYVVTKIVKKSGE, from the coding sequence TTGGAATGCGAAGACCCTAAATGCCCGATACACGGCAACCTTAAGACGCATGGAAGCAGTCTTGAAGGGATTGTGGTTAGCGATAAAGCCGCAAAGACCGTTATAATATCCAGAGCGTATACAACTTTTCTGAACAAGTATGAGAGGTCCCTAAGGAGGTCCTCGCGCATACCTGCGTACAACCCCGCGTGCGTGGGCGCGGCGCTCGGGGACACGGTAATAATAGAAGGCTGCCGCAGGCTTAGCAAAACCAAGTCGTATGTTGTTACAAAAATAGTGAAAAAATCCGGTGAATAA